DNA sequence from the Leptospirillum ferrooxidans C2-3 genome:
ACAGAGACCGGTATTCCGTCCTGTTCACGCACAAGAGCCAAGACAATATGTTCCGTCCCAAGATAATCATTCTGGTGCTTTTCGGCCTCTTCCCTTGCCATAATGATAACTTTGCGACCTTTTTCTGTAAATTTGTCCATCATGACGCATCTCCTTGGATAAGGCCCGATTCAGGACAACTAACCTTCTGAAAAAATGGTACTCCCCACCTCCATTCTAGTCAAGGCGGTCCGATAAGGTTTGGTGACAATAATGTCCGAGTCCCCTCTCCATCCTGTTTTTCCGCAAGCTCCGGGGGAAGGCTGTCTACCCTGGCCAGATTTACCGGGGGAGCACCTTCCCGTCTATTCCTCCCCAGTAGTACCAAAGGGAAAAGTTAGGGGTAACAGCAAGATATTCATTTGTCCCGAATGCGGGAAGAAGAACGCCCGCCGACATGGCCAGCCGCTCCGTCAGATTGACTTCAAAGGTCGGCTGAACACCGAGAATGTTGAAAGTATTCGGTCGAGCCGAGACTGTATTTCCATCGATGCTGAAGGGAAGCCCTGAAAGCCCCACGAACTCCATAATGATCCCGAGTCCCCTCTGATCGTTGATCACATCTTCAATTCCCAGACGGTACTGCGCAATATCGCCGTATTGATTGAAGGTTGATTTGGTTGACCCGGGCAAGACTCCCGATCCGGGGAATGAGTATGAGTACAAAAAATCACCATAGATTCTGATTGGCTTGATGTTTTTTCTGGTCAGGAAAACGGCGGTCAGGCTTGGTTCCCCGAGATGCGTTGATGGAACCACTGACAGGGGAGGAAGTGTGGAGCTCTTTGGCAGCGGGGTGCCAAGCCAGGAAGATGTTGGAACAGTCACAAGAAGCGCCGTCGAAAAGGAGGGTCTGGAGGTTTCGGGATCCTGGATGACCCAGCGATGCTTGATTCCGATGGTGGTGTCATTGAATCCCGCTCCGTCGGTGACCTGTCCCTGATAGGAGGAAAAAGTGCCGAGGAGAGAGGGCAAAAAAACAAGTTCTGTATTGGCATCCACTCCATAAAACATGGCAAAAAGAGCCAGAAGCTGATTTTTGGAAAACCCCTGAGGAAGACCGTTGATTCCCCCGCTGTCAGAGTATTCTCCTTCAGTCAGCGCACCGTAGAAGAAAAATCGTCCGTTGAACTCTCCCTCCGGGAGGGAATCCGCCTGGGGCATATAGTTCGGGCCGGCGGTCATTGGGTTCCAGGAATGTCGATAGGCTTCGATCGCATCCCGTCCATTTCGGGAGAGCGGAGTGGTTTCGGTATCGATAGGGGCGGGTTGGGAGTTTGTGGGCTGGATGGTTTTGGTGGAGGGTTTTTGAACCGGGATTTTGCCGGATTTTTGATCTTTGGTGGGTTGGGATACACTGGAAGGAGGGTTGGGTGCAGGGTCTGCCCCCCAGGCATTATTGAGAGTAATCACCTCAAATTGGTAAATAAAAACGATAATTAAAATGATTTTCGATAAAACAGACACTAGTTTGATCATATGAACGGCCTTTCATTCGACGGAACGAATATTTCTATTGACAGGTGGACGCAAAAGTTACTATGTAAACAAAATTGTCTTTCTGTTGTGTTCAGGCTTTTGAACAGTTGAGAGGGTTCTGTAGTCAATTCATTATAAATATCTTATGATCTATGATGATTCATCAATATCCGAATCCACTTCATTTGTGGCACACAAGTTGCTTCATAACCTGTATTTCCAGAAATGACTTCAACGGCATTCCGGAGGAGGCAGGTTCGATGAACAAGACAGAGACCCCACAAAAAACACCTTCTCCAACAATCTTTGACGAGATGTTTTCTCCAGAAAAGACACCCAGGCCGGCCTATGAGGTTTTTCAAAGGTGGATGGACAAGGTCGATATTTCCATCCTTCATCACAAACAGGCTGAAGCGGAGGCCCTTTTCAAGCGTCTCGGCATCACCTTTTCTCTCTATGGAGCCGAACAGTCCGGGGAACGTCAAATCCCCTTCGATATCATCCCAAGAATTTTCTCAAGATCGGAATGGAGAATCCTTTCGAACGGATCCTGTCAGAGAATCAGGGCGATCAACGCTTTTCTTTACGATATTTATCACGGTAGGGAAATCATCCGGGCGGGCATTATTCCCGAGTCCCAGATTATGGGAAATTCCCTCTACAGAAAAGAGCTGGAAAATGTCACCCCTCCCGGCGGTGTTTATGTTCACATTGCCGGAGTGGATATCGTAAGGGTTTCCCCCCATGAGTTCTATGTCCTGGAAGACAATTTGAGAACTCCCTCGGGTGCTTCGTACATGCTTGAGAACAGGAGCATGATGATGCGTCTCTTTCCCGAGGTCTTCGATCTGATGAACATCGCCCCGGTAGACCATTACCCCCAGACTCTCCTTCACACGCTTCAGGAGCTTCTCAGAAGCCAGCACGGAAATCAGTCCCCCTGCTCGGTCCTTCTCACACCGGGTGTTTACAATAGCGCTTATTTTGAGCATGCCTTCCTCGCGGAGCAAATGGGTGTCGAGCTCGTTGAGGGTCAGGATCTTTTCGTGTCAAACGATAAGGTGTACATGAGAACGACCCAGGGGTCCCAGCAGGTCGATATCATTTACCGCCGTATCGACGATGATTTTCTTGATCCGAAATATTTCAGGAAAGACTCCATGATCGGGGTAGCGGGTCTTCTTGATGCCTATCGGGCTGGTAACATCCTTCTTGCAAATGCTTTGGGGACTGGTGTCGCAGACGACAAGTCGACCTATACATTTGTTCCGAAGATGATCGATTTCTATCTGGGAGAAAAGCCCCTTTTGAAGAATGTCGAGACCTATTGTCTATCGAATCATGAGGATCTTCAGTATGTTCTTGATCATATTTCGGAGCTGGTTGTTAAGGAAGTGGGTGGATCCGGGGGGTACGGGATGCTGGTCGGCCCGGCGAGCTCCAAAAAAGAGATCGAGGACTACCGGAAAAGAATCCTTGCGGATCCGGCCAACTTTATTGCCCAGCCAACTCTTTCTCTGTCCACTTGTCCGACCTTCGTAAACTCCGGGATCGCGCCAAGACATGTCGACCTCAGGCCATTTGTCCTGTCGGGAACCGGGGTGTCGATGATTCCGGGAGGGCTGACCCGGGTGGCCCTCAAGGAAGGCTCTCTGGTTGTTAATTCTTCTCAGGGTGGCGGGACAAAGGACACATGGATTCTGGAGGAGGAATGAGATGCTCAGCAGAACCGCATCAAATGTTTACTGGATGGCAAGATATATGGAAAGAGCCCAGAACACGGCCAGGGTTCTCAACATCATGTATATCATGTCCTTGATACCCCATGAAAAGAACCCCGACTTTACCGAATGGAACGCTCCCCTGAACATCACGGATACCCGTGAGTCCTTTTTGAGCCGGTACAAAAGCGTGACACCCAGAAATGTTCTTCTGTTCATGGGCTTTGATCAGGACAACCCGGTCAGTATCTATGCAAGTCTCAGACGGGCGAGGGAAAATGCGAGGGGGGTCCGGGGAACTATCACCTCGGAAATGTGGGAAAGCATCAATGACACATGGCTTGATTATCAAAGCTTTCAGGCGAAAGCCAAGAATGAAGCCGATTTACGGCCGATTTTTGACTGGGTCAAACAAAGGGCACACCTGTTTAATGGAATTACGCACGGAACCATTCTTCAAGACGAAAGCTTCCATTTCATCCAGCTGGGAACATCGATTGAGAGGGCCGACAGTACAGCCCGAATCGTCGATGTCAAATACCATATTCTTCTTCCGGACCCGAAAGATATCGGAGGTGCGGCGGACTATTACCAGTGGGGTGCCCTTTTGAGATCCCTCAGTGCGTTTACGGCCTTTCGAAAAATCTACCAGCAGTCGATCACCCCGATGAAGGTGGCCGAGTTCCTTCTTCTCAGGGAAGATCTGCCCCGCTCCCTTCATGCCTGTCTCGACCAGGTTGTGGGAACACTTTCCATGATCGGCGGACGTTCGGGTGGAGAGGTTCGCAGAATTGCCGGGGAAATCCATGCCAGGTTGCATTTTTCCCGGATTGAGGACATTTTTAAAGTGGGGCTTCATGAATACATTGATGATTTTCTGAAAAGGATCGAGGCTCTTTCTAACGAGATCCAGCAGGTTTACTTCTCTCCGGAAGCCCATAGCGGCCCAACCATGCAAGGACGGTTTCAATGACCTATTGTGCGGCAATGATGATGGACAAGGGTCTTGTCTTTGGCTCTGATTCCCGGACGAATGCCGGGGTCGACAACATATCCATCTATTCGAAGATGAAGGTCTACGAGCGCCCAGGTGACCGGGTGATTGTCATCCTGACCTCCGGAAATCTTTCCATTACCCAGGCAACACTCTCCAATCTTGACCGGAGGGCCCATTCCGGGGATGGCCGTGAAACATTATGGTCCGCACCCTCGATGTTTGATGTCGCGAGTGTGGTGGGGGAGGTTTTGCGGGAGGTCCAGGCAAAAGATGGTCCCCACCTTATCAAGAACTATATCGACAGCAATGCTTCCTTTTTAGTGGGAGGACAGATTCTGGGGGAAGAGCCGCGGCTCTTTCACGTCTATGCCCAGGGAAATTTTGTGGAAGCCACCCAGGAAACCCCCTACTTCCAGATTGGCGAAGCCAAGTACGGGAAGCCCATCATCGACCGGCTGATCAGGGCCGATACGGACTTGACCGATGCCGCAAAATGTCTTCTGGTCTCTTTTGACTCGACCATGAGAAGCAATATATCTGTCGGGCTTCCCATCGATCTCGTGTGCTACAGAAAGGATTCCCTGAAAGTCGACATGAGATGGCACATCCTTGAATCGGACCCCTATTTCAATGAATTGAGGAGGCAATGGTCCGACGGTATACGGGACGCTTTTTCAAAGCTTTCCAATCTTGAGGAAAAACCCTCCTAGCGTCTTTCTCATCCGGGCCCTGTTTCTTTTGGAAACAGGGCTTGTCGCTATTTTTCCCAACGGGACACACTCCAAAATTTACGAAAAAATTAAGTCCTTCTTTTTCAAGGAAATGAGTCTTGGCTCTCAGATTGGTCCACCAATTGCTTCTTGATTGGAAACCCTATCATAGAGGAAAAGAGGTCTCCCTTGAGAGTGATACAAACAACAGCCAGCAAGATGCGGTACCTTTTTCTCGGACAATTCGTCTCCCAGGTGGGTGAAAATATCGCCCGTGTCGCCCTTCTGTATTATATCTACCGGGAAACCCACTCGGTGGGCGCGGTTGCCCTCACCGGAGTTCTTCAGAACCTTCCGCCGCTTTTGCTTTCACCGGTGACCGGAGCCCTCTTTGACCATCACGACAAACGCTCGGTCCTTCTCGTCCTGGATCTCTTCAGGACACTCCTTTCATTGGCCATACCGGTTCTTTATCTCTTTCATTTCCTGACCATTGCCTCCGTTGAGGTCATTGTCCTTCTGACAACGGTCTGCTCGGGAGCCTTCGGTCCCGGTCTTTACTCATTTATCCCCTCCATTTTGGAAAAATCGAATCCTGAGGAGATCCTGAAAGCCAATTCAACGATCCAGACGACCGGAAACGCTGGGGTCTTGATCGGACCGCTGCTTGGAGGAGCCCTCTTGACGACAGTGGCAGCACCCTTGGTGATGGGAGTGGCCTCGGTGACATTCCTGTTTTCGGTCATTTTTCTCTGGAAAATCCGGACGACCGCTTCGGAAGAATCATCGGTCTTCCCCAAAAAACCTCTGTCTTTTGGCAAACTCCTGGGGGTTGAGGGGGCCAGGGAGATCTTCCGGTCGGGAGAGCTGATGGAATCTTTCGCCATTTACGCTGTTTTTGGTTTTCTGATCATTCCCCTGACATTACTGTTGCCCGAGCTTGTCGCCGACAGACTCGGAAGCGGGGGAATGGCTTTCGGAGGGTTGCTGACCTCTTTTGGTGTGGGGCAGCTCGCGATGTCGGTCCTGATGTCGAGGGGGCTTCTCAAAAAGAAGGAACAGG
Encoded proteins:
- a CDS encoding alpha-E domain-containing protein, coding for MLSRTASNVYWMARYMERAQNTARVLNIMYIMSLIPHEKNPDFTEWNAPLNITDTRESFLSRYKSVTPRNVLLFMGFDQDNPVSIYASLRRARENARGVRGTITSEMWESINDTWLDYQSFQAKAKNEADLRPIFDWVKQRAHLFNGITHGTILQDESFHFIQLGTSIERADSTARIVDVKYHILLPDPKDIGGAADYYQWGALLRSLSAFTAFRKIYQQSITPMKVAEFLLLREDLPRSLHACLDQVVGTLSMIGGRSGGEVRRIAGEIHARLHFSRIEDIFKVGLHEYIDDFLKRIEALSNEIQQVYFSPEAHSGPTMQGRFQ
- a CDS encoding circularly permuted type 2 ATP-grasp protein; protein product: MNKTETPQKTPSPTIFDEMFSPEKTPRPAYEVFQRWMDKVDISILHHKQAEAEALFKRLGITFSLYGAEQSGERQIPFDIIPRIFSRSEWRILSNGSCQRIRAINAFLYDIYHGREIIRAGIIPESQIMGNSLYRKELENVTPPGGVYVHIAGVDIVRVSPHEFYVLEDNLRTPSGASYMLENRSMMMRLFPEVFDLMNIAPVDHYPQTLLHTLQELLRSQHGNQSPCSVLLTPGVYNSAYFEHAFLAEQMGVELVEGQDLFVSNDKVYMRTTQGSQQVDIIYRRIDDDFLDPKYFRKDSMIGVAGLLDAYRAGNILLANALGTGVADDKSTYTFVPKMIDFYLGEKPLLKNVETYCLSNHEDLQYVLDHISELVVKEVGGSGGYGMLVGPASSKKEIEDYRKRILADPANFIAQPTLSLSTCPTFVNSGIAPRHVDLRPFVLSGTGVSMIPGGLTRVALKEGSLVVNSSQGGGTKDTWILEEE
- a CDS encoding MFS transporter yields the protein MIQTTASKMRYLFLGQFVSQVGENIARVALLYYIYRETHSVGAVALTGVLQNLPPLLLSPVTGALFDHHDKRSVLLVLDLFRTLLSLAIPVLYLFHFLTIASVEVIVLLTTVCSGAFGPGLYSFIPSILEKSNPEEILKANSTIQTTGNAGVLIGPLLGGALLTTVAAPLVMGVASVTFLFSVIFLWKIRTTASEESSVFPKKPLSFGKLLGVEGAREIFRSGELMESFAIYAVFGFLIIPLTLLLPELVADRLGSGGMAFGGLLTSFGVGQLAMSVLMSRGLLKKKEQGDKMAPLALLASSGMIFFLGNASNNAEAFFEAFFIGGLLSVIHPVVHAKVFCLTPKSALGSVMSLLSAGFLLLASVGSALLPALTGQLGISRTFEVLGAVSLVSGLFFLAQPVSFFRKQKSQRMLSDHSYPRRIENVYQD
- a CDS encoding proteasome-type protease codes for the protein MTYCAAMMMDKGLVFGSDSRTNAGVDNISIYSKMKVYERPGDRVIVILTSGNLSITQATLSNLDRRAHSGDGRETLWSAPSMFDVASVVGEVLREVQAKDGPHLIKNYIDSNASFLVGGQILGEEPRLFHVYAQGNFVEATQETPYFQIGEAKYGKPIIDRLIRADTDLTDAAKCLLVSFDSTMRSNISVGLPIDLVCYRKDSLKVDMRWHILESDPYFNELRRQWSDGIRDAFSKLSNLEEKPS